The sequence ATACTGGCATGGGTCTTTCtggtctctctttcttttacagGGTTGTTCAATGTGAGATTAAGCTACTCAACTACAAAGTCTTATAATTCATAAAAGGAACCCTGTagattctctccttcccttcctttccctcatcTGACCAGAATGATACCATCTGTGGTGTTCAGTTTAAGGTTTATTACAACCTTAAAATTaagtttgttttaagttttattataaCCATGAAAGTCAGTTGCCATTTTGCAGCCAAGTACATGAAGAattagatgcttttttttttttttttaaatcccaagaGGTTACCGTTAGACTTaatctagaaagaaaaacaaaggaacacattaacaaaataattgaCAATTAGTGTGAAAATTCTTCAGTCTTCAATGCCAGTTTATTAAGTTACatctattaaatatattaacacaTACGACATTTCATTTACAGAGATTAGAATTCATACACACTAGTGCCCAAAGACATGGGATGCATACCAGTTAAGTATGTATCCAACAACATACAATATGCATTTTACCTTGGGGTTGATGttttaacataaaacataaaatcaatgAAAGCACATGGGGTTTGTCACTAAAACCACATAAACACCTACACTTGTTGAATCTTTACACCCCTGAAACAAAAAAAGGGGAACATTACATGCTTTAATGACTTTAAGAATAAAATCATTTGATGAAGTTCAGCTACTTTATTTATTGACACTGTATGTCTTGTTCCTCCTGAATGTATACACTGTGAGAGTAGGACTTGCCTGTCACGTTCCCTCTCAGCTCTCTAGTATCCGGGTAAGTGCTGCCATGTGACAGatgctcaaaataaaaattattcatgaaTGAACTTGAAAGACTGCTGGGCTTATTGTTAGGAGATCTAAATTCTACTTTCAGCACTCCAACTAGCTACTGTCTGGCACTGGCCACCAAGGGTGACAGGGCATGGAGGTGATGGCTCCCTCTGAGCCTGGGTTTCTTCATCCTTGAAATGATGTAACTTGGAATAAACTGCAGATACCGTCATCTCTAAAATTCCATGACATTTCTCTATTGGCCAAGATCTTAGGGGTATTTTGTGTTGGACACTCTCTGGACAAGTGGAAAATGATAGCGGATTACTGAACTCTTGAGAAGGCCTGCCAGGTTTGTAATGATCAACTAGAACACATGGAAGTCAATGAAAAAAAGGCCACATATTCATAGATTTGAAAAAGACCTCAGAGATCCTTTGGTTTAATCTCTCCCCTAACCTCTGTGAAGAATAGCTTCTACAAAAATCCTTGTGACAAGCCCTTTGTTTGAGTATCTCCAGGGACTGAGAAATAGCTTCTTAGAAAAATTCTATTTTGGAGTAGAAAGTTCCTTTGGGGATCAAGCCAGAGAGGGCAACCTTGTAACTGCAACTCTGTAGCCCCAGCTCTCTTCTCTGGGGAGATACAGAAGAAGTCTCCTCCCACTTCCATGTTGTCCTACAGGTATTTGAAAATACTTCTCCCATCTTCCTTCCAATCATTAAAATGGACTCTATTTGCTAAGAGTAGAGAGATTAGAAGAGTCCAGGATTATGGTTCAGGAAGACAGCATCCTAGTTCTAGATCAGCTCTTAATTCATCATGTGGTCCTGGGCAAGTAACTTCTTCCATCCAGGCTGGTATGGTATTTTCATCTTAAAATGGGGTGATGGAAGGGGTGGAGGCAAGTGTGTTTCAGAGCTGGGGAAGTTGTAAATGTGGTTATTAGAGAGTGACAGGGCATGGATGTGGTGGCTCTGATTCACATTCTCTCACTACTGGTGCAAAAGGATTCAAGGGTTAATAGGTTAACAGTCTACTAAATTCTCTGTAGGTCCAGCTGCCAATATGATGCAAAAATGTTAATATGCAGGATAATGATGTACACTTGAAAATTCTGCTACAAATATTAAAACACTTCTAGGACTCTGGGCCATAGGAAAGCCAGAAATCTTGAGGCAAGAGACTTTTGCATGTGTTTTTAAGGTACAGAATATAAACAGTTCTGTCCTGCAGAATTAATCCCCAATGTCACAATCATGGAAACAGAATTGGGTAAGGGCTTGGGAAAATACATTGCAAGAGAATGTTGGCAATGGCCATGCCTTGTGTACAGTGAGTTAGTTAAACTTTTATAATCCAGGGGGATTATTGACTAGCACAGAGGCGGAATTTCCTCTGGGGTGATGAGAACTGAATAGTTTAGATTGAAATGGAGCCAAGAGTTCTGGTGTGCTGTTATTGATTCAACCTGACATATTTCAGGAAGTGAAAAGGTacacttttcccttttcttactGTAGCttagtaaaaaaaattagaaattttagtAGCATAAGCAATTCTGTTCTCCCAAATAGACTGAAACCATGCTAGCATCAAACTGTTAGTGATTCTGTGCATTTTGCTCATGGTCTCTGTAATTGCTGAGAAACACAGATTTTCAAAGCATTTCTGGGTCATCCATgaagttctaatatttttaaggttGTTGATGATCAAACTTGAGTATAGCAAATAAtaacctctctctgcctgtgACTTAAATAATGGATTctacaataaaaaatggtaacttTGTTTTTTACCTTCTTGATTTATGGAAAACTATCCTTgagtagctatttttaaaaaaccacttaAACACAAATCATTTTGTTAGTCATCAGCCTTCATCAAATGGTATCCATTTTCATAATGAGAATAGATCCATGTGCCTAAAGTTAGCAAATTAATTAGCAGATACAACCAATATAAATTAAAGAATCTGCAGACAGTAGAGGTGCTGGGAAGTTAGAATGAGCGCGTCTGAGACTAAATAATTTATCTCTGTGTCCCCAGGGccagtaggtactcagtaaatgtttgtggaattgaTTTGAATTCAGCCTTTTGAGTGACATTAACCAGCAAAGCATTTTCTCCCTAAATTTACTATTTTCTAAAGCATGCTTCTTCCCACCTCCCAAACCCTGAATATACCCCATTAACCCCTTTTAGGGGAACATCACATGATCTTAAAAGCATTTTCCCACCTCACTTTTGAAAACAGTGCACTAATTTTTGCTATGGAGGTAATGCCTTGGGAACAGAAGTTCTGACATGAGCCGTATTAGGAACGTCTGACTGTGCCTTTCTGTAAAAAATATACTGTACTGTACAGAATTTAACAAAATCAGCAGTAAAAACTTGAGCTATgatacattctttaaaaaacaagctTATGACAGGAGCCAAATAAATACACAGCAGAAAATTTCCCAAAGCCTCAATTGTCTTCGAATATTAGGAAATTCCTGTCTTGGGATAAATTTCCAGATCCACCAGATCACCTACAGAACAGTGGGCAGGTTTGAGCAGGCCACTCTTCTGTGCAAATCTCCTCCTGCATACCCAAGCTGCTTGGTGCTCTCATGCACCATGAAGACTGGTTCAGAAAGAACATTTTATGCTTTTAATGGGTGTTAGTTCTGATCATGGAGCTAGACTAGAGTTATTGAGGAAACATTCTTGATCTACCAATAAATATTGTCCTAGGAATTGGTTGAGGGAATATTCTCTCGTCAAGCAAGTTTTGGAGTTACTGAGaaatctttcttttctgctttaagTCAAGGGTAATTCCTCCATCTGAGATGCCCTTTCCCTGTGGTCATCTGGGCCCCCCCCAGTTTCTTCCAGGCTTCACTTCCTCTATGAAGACTCTGGTGAGCCAGGTGGAGGTGACCACACTCCTCTGTGCTCCCACTGAGTCTGTGCTGACTGTTTTGAGAAACTGAAGGCAAGAAAAAGGCCTGGTTTAAGTTAACCTAGCAGAgggtagaaaatatatttagagcCTTAACCTccaaacagaaattaatttttatttaattataattcaaGAAATACTGATCAAGTACTCCTACTACACTGGACACTCTGCTCAGGAGCCTCTCAAATGCATCTCTGCCTCTACAGTCTACTGGAAACCAGCATGAGAGTGATTTTGGTGCCAGATTTGCTCTCAGACTCATCTGTGAGGTCTCCCAGAATAGGAAGCATTTATAATAGGGTCATATCATGCCAAAATGCTCAGATGGCACAGAATGCATGAAGTTAACATGTTTCATTCTCATGAGCTTATTTGCTCCTTGGAAACAAATGGGCAGATTCCTGCCTTACAGGCAAGTCAGCAAAGGCTAAGAGAACAGAGCTGCCTCTCCTGCCCTTGACGTATTAGCATAGGAAACTCATACAGACTAGAGGATATGAACCCACTGAAACACAGAAGGGACCTCCGCAATGTCCAGCCTCTCCTCCAGGGAAGGTCTTGGCTAGGCTCATTGGCTAATCCCATATGTAAATCcctttgaatattttaaaggaaaagtacCCACATAATACTCTGTATATAAAGTTGCAAATCAAACCTCAAAGATCTAGGTTAACTTCTTCAGATTTGGTGattgacttcttttttcttctcccccaGGGAATAAGTCCATTGTCTCCCAGCATCCAATGAGTTGGCAGTATATAGTTGATCTAGTTAACTAGGTGTCTGCCTTCAGGTTTCTTCAGGGAACTAATCAGCTGGCTATCCACAGTCAGTTGGCTATCTTCCACAGTCAGGAGAGTGCCAGAAATCTGATGTAACAGTTTCAGATGATATTTTCTAAAGACTTGgagttattattttagtttttattttttagaaagagttttgctcttgttacccaggttggagtacaatggtgcgatctgggctcaccataacctctgcctccccagttcaaacaattctcctgtctccgtcttctgagtagctggaattacaggcatgtgctaccacgcccggctaattttgtatttttagtagagacagggtttctccatgttggtcaggctggtctcaaactcctagccttagatgacccacccgcctcggcctcccaaagtgttgggattacaggtgtgagccaccatgcctggtcaaaacTTGGGGTTATTTTTTAGAGTATGCTGACTGATATTTGATCAGGAAGCATCTAGTGGTGTTCATGTAAGTTTTGAGTGAAGTCTGTCTTGTTTTTCATAGTGTCTTCTGGGTTAAGGTAGCACTCAGAACATAATAGGTGGTCAAGAAAACTCTGCTGAATACAAGCAACTGTTGTATTTTTGATATACATGTAAAACTCATCCTTGCTTATTTTGATATCTGTGTatataatcaaaagaaaggtagCTTTTCTCATATGCTGTAGATGACATGAAAACCAACTCCTTCTGTGAGAGCATTCATGAGACACACCAActctctgttaatttttttaggCAAGGCACGAAAGTATGCGGAAAAATTGGTGAAGGATTTTGCCTCTGAAGGTTTATACTGTTTTCTAGAGCTTTCCTTGGACTTCCTTCAAAGCTCCTGAATTGAAGCAAATTTATGATCAAATTGAACAATAACTGGACCACTGGTGACCATTGTGTAGCAGGAAGGTGttgaaatatttctctttcaATCCTGACCTGAGTAGATCATCCATTCGTTTAGTGATCAGTGTCTTAATATTTAGAAACTCACCAATCCTCCAACCCACCATAATAATATGTTTGCTCTCTTCAGCCTTTTTCCAGTTGGTACTTTCATCAGTAAGGCACATGAAGTGTGAAATTTTGGGCCCCAAATTTCATAGCTAAACCATTGTCCCTGCGGAATGCCCCCTACTCCCGGCCCCAAGAAAACCCCTGGTTGTAATTACATTTGAACGAAGAAAATTAGGAACTCGGTGGCAGAGGACTTTCACATAATGATATTCGCTCTCCTCCTATAGTAAGAAGGCTCCAAAGAAGGTTTTATCTTCTTTTGTGTAATCCACCAAAGAGATGTCACTGACGTTCACCATGAGCTTGTCCCCTTCTTGCAAGGAGAACATGGCTCCGAGGTAGATGGGCTGGAACCAGTTACTGCCTACTTCACACACAGACTTGGTTCCCATGAGGAGCTGGGTTGGCTCAGGGTAGCTGTCTGTTACCTTGGTGATGACCACAGTGATGGAGTCTGGCTTGTTCGGTCGGCCTGCTTGTCTGATTTCACTGCACTCAGAGGTCATCCCACGGAATGTGACCTGGGAGTAAACGAAGTAGTCTCCCGACTCTGGGATCAGCAGGAATTTGTTGGTATAGTTCATTCGGTTCTTGGTGAAGGCCAGGCCTAGTTCATGTTCCCAGTGCAGAGCTGGGAACTGATTTTTTAAGTGCTGTGTGGGAGTTTGTCTCACAACTGCAAAGACAAGAGAGAGGATTAATTTGCTCATTTGGAAACTGTAGACTTTGCTAAAAAAGGGTCTCATATCATTTTCAAAAAAGACTAAAGTGATCGAATATACCTAACAGCTAAAAACTGCTTTGGGAGGAACGAATGAAGAATATGTGACTGGACAAACACATTTGTTCAAAGAGAATAGTATCTTGGACTAGTGACCCGGGGCAAATTACTTTGCCTTTCCGAGACTGAGTGGTCTGAcctgaaaatttttaattttacctgaGACCTATGATCCTTGAGAACAGTGAAAGTTAAAGAATCCCCTTATTCTTCTGTGTTTAGGAAAATGGCTTGCTGCAAGAATTATCCTTTCCCAAATGACTCCAATAAAACTAACGAATGCCTCTCTTGTTTACCTATGACAAGGCCAGGCACCAGACCTTTCAAATTCCCATTCTTTGCCCTGTGAGTAATTGACTGAACTGTTTTATCCCCACTCATCAATTGGAACAAAACACTTGTCTTACAGGCATGAGGTAAGTGATAGAAACTTGGCATCTCCCTGGTCCTAATCCTCACTCAGAGCTCACCACAAATAATTTCCTCTTAGTCAAATGATAACACCAATGTCTTGGGCCACAAGGATATCCCCCTGCACATTGCAAATTTTCTTATAGGTCAGGAGGGTATGCTTCCTTTTTAACCTTCTAGGTTTTCAATGGATTCTAACATATCCTTCTGTACTGTCTTGCTCTTTCCTCTGGAGTCTCAGAGGTATAGGAAGTCTAGGTATGAGGTGCATGGGATTTCTACACTAGACTTGGAAAGTTGGCCAACTGGTGATAGTATGGAATTTCTCTTGATTTCCATACACCGATGAAAATTCTTTGGAAACACCTCCCTGAAGGTAAATGTTTAGTTACATCATCTTGAATAGGGCACAGATGAACTAGATAAATTGGCAACTCTGGGGACTTTTTGTCTGTGACCAGATCCAGAATTACTTGCAGCTCTGAGTTGGAGAGAAGCCATTTCTGAATGACTCAGTGtataaatgagagagagagacaggagagaaagaaagagggctgATAGAATCTGAAAGAAAATGTCCAAGAGATATGGGCCTTTGGACCCCCCACAGGGAAGAAGATATCCAAAAAACCCTCCACTGAGACACCTGCACTcacatgcttattgcagcactattcacaatagtaaaaatatggaatcaacctaagtgttcatcaacagatgagtggataaagaaaacgtgtgtgtgtgtgtacacacacacatatgtatacacacacacacacacacacacacacacaggaatattGAGGGGAGGAGTCTCTTACCAAGGAATGTAGTTTTCAGTTTAAGCCACTAGAATGAATTTTGctaaactgctgaaagaaatctcAGGATTCTGGCCCATGGTCTCCCGTAAAACACAGCAGGGAGGCTTACCTGTCAGGTGTGCCCTTGGCTTATCTCCATCTGCTCTAAGAGGTGCATctgtaagaaaaggagaaatgtgCTTCATATGAGACAAAGGGTGATTGAAATGAAGATGGCCCTTTGTGAGCTGCACAGTGCCTATGATAGGAGAGAAACCTTGATCTCTTCCAGCTTGGTCCAGTGCCACTCCTTGCAGGATTTTGGATTGGAATGTGGCACCTGCAGCAAGCACCAACAAGAACAGGAAGACTCAGAAGAAAGAGTCTTGAACACAAATGAATCTTGGCCCCATGGGTTTGGGCAAGTTTATCTAGCCTGCCTGAGATGCTGTTTTCTCATCTCATCTAAGATGGGCACAGTATAGATGGAGGTGCTTAGCATGAACTTTGCACATGGCCAATGCTCAATAAAGCACAACCCACTGCTCCTTCCCTCAAACTTCCTTCATGGGAGTGAACTGGCTTTTTGCCTTCTTCCATGGTCCCTTTAACTATATTCACTGAATAGATGACCCAAAAGAAATGGGACGAGGAGTGGATGGGAACTATTCtttagctatatgaccttggtggatccttttccctctctgggcctctgtttgcCTATTAGTTCTGGAGAAGACCTTAGAATTTCCCTTTGGTTATCAGAAACTATTATGTTGGATTAGGCATGGTCTAATTGCAGTTATAAATATGGTATTGCTGATGATAAAAAGCAAAACTCGACTGCATACTTTTGATGTACTAGACATTGTTCTAACCCCTTTATAGGAATTATCTGATTTAATTCACATTAACCCTGTTGAGTAGGATCTAGCATAACCATTTTTACAGGTGAGTAAATGCAGGCAGAGACAGGTAAAattatttgcccaaagtcacactgcTAGTAGACTCCAGAGTTGGGGTTTGAGTTCAGGCCATCAGCTCCACAGGCCACGCACTTGGCCATGATGCCATTTTGCCTTCTTCGTGCCTGCAGCGGAGCCTCACTTCTCCTCTGGATTTGCATCCCTCAGCTTAGCAACTTATATTTAAAGACTCATCTCTGAACTTCCTACATACAGAACCACTAGAAATGTTCTTGTTCCCCACAAGGAAAGGCATTGAAGATGAGCATACTTACAAACTTGCTGATGTGAAGGTGCAAACTCCTGTCCTTTTAGAGCCTATTGGGAAAGAACGCATAGTTTAGACCAACTGTGGTCCTTTTGATCCCAACACTCACACAGCTGCCCATAGCACAGGTATGATTACAAAGCTTCTGCTGCCCAGCCTGGGTACTCTGTGATGAgggaaatgagaatgaaaatatttttgttgatgGGAATCTTGCCTCTCTGCTGTCCACTTTCCTCCCCTGACACTTCTAATGACCTTCCTCTCTTTTAGGCTTGTCTTGAAGCTCAACTTTAAGGTTCTTTTTTTGAGAGCTTTTCCTGTTCTATTCTAGGGGAACTCAGCACCTTGTCTATGCTTTCGTTATTTGAACAAATAATGGcacttgctttgttttcttttctctaccataatttaaaaactggGACTCTTCTTAAAAAtgatacagaaaaggaaataatgactATATTCTTTTCATCAGCCTCAACAATTCTTCCTTGTTTCTATGCAATacataaagactttttaaaagactgCTACCCTAGTTTGTGAGCTATTTCAGATACCACATGATGGTGGAAGAGTAAATGCCTTGGAGACAGACAGATCTGAATTTAAATCCTTGTTCTATCATTTATTAACaatatgaccttgagcaagact is a genomic window of Chlorocebus sabaeus isolate Y175 chromosome 12, mChlSab1.0.hap1, whole genome shotgun sequence containing:
- the TNFSF15 gene encoding tumor necrosis factor ligand superfamily member 15 is translated as MAEDLGLSFGETASVEMLPEHGSCRPKARSSSACWALTCCLVLLPFLAGLTTYLLVSQLRAQGEACVQLQALKGQEFAPSHQQVYAPLRADGDKPRAHLTVVRQTPTQHLKNQFPALHWEHELGLAFTKNRMNYTNKFLLIPESGDYFVYSQVTFRGMTSECSEIRQAGRPNKPDSITVVITKVTDSYPEPTQLLMGTKSVCEVGSNWFQPIYLGAMFSLQEGDKLMVNVSDISLVDYTKEDKTFFGAFLL